One stretch of Janibacter limosus DNA includes these proteins:
- a CDS encoding MarR family winged helix-turn-helix transcriptional regulator translates to MNSLTPAEGPAWTAICVAARWANVRRGVEGGQLLRVADGRMLWLLRDGQPRTLRQLAEELDLEQSTVNRQVHAALDSGIIVRFRPQDSASYVVTMSDEGEARFRSDMGRLTSVYERALAVIPEQEQERFLEHLGAFVEGLDEASRATLVP, encoded by the coding sequence ATGAACTCCCTCACCCCCGCCGAGGGTCCCGCCTGGACAGCGATCTGCGTGGCGGCCCGGTGGGCCAACGTCCGCCGCGGTGTCGAGGGCGGCCAGCTGCTGCGGGTTGCCGACGGTCGGATGCTGTGGCTCCTGCGCGACGGGCAGCCGCGCACCCTGCGCCAGCTCGCGGAGGAGCTCGACCTGGAGCAGTCGACCGTCAACCGACAGGTCCACGCCGCCCTCGACTCCGGCATCATCGTGCGGTTCAGGCCGCAGGACTCCGCCTCCTACGTGGTGACGATGAGCGACGAAGGGGAGGCCCGCTTCCGGTCTGACATGGGGCGCCTCACGAGCGTCTACGAGCGGGCCCTCGCGGTGATCCCGGAGCAGGAGCAGGAGCGCTTCCTCGAGCACCTCGGCGCCTTCGTCGAGGGCCTCGACGAGGCGAGCCGTGCCACGCTGGTCCCATGA
- a CDS encoding DLW-39 family protein produces the protein MKKVLVLVAAAAGAAYVKRKVEQQRSEKDLHAATSRMTSTPGPAGPGGAWAAASDRRS, from the coding sequence ATGAAGAAGGTTCTCGTACTCGTCGCGGCCGCTGCCGGCGCGGCATATGTCAAGCGCAAGGTCGAGCAGCAACGGTCCGAGAAGGACCTGCACGCCGCCACCAGCCGCATGACCAGCACCCCCGGACCGGCTGGTCCCGGCGGAGCGTGGGCCGCGGCCTCGGACCGGCGGTCCTGA
- the gyrA gene encoding DNA gyrase subunit A, with the protein MTDIPTTPPETDRTEPIDLNAEMQRSYIEYAMSVIVSRALPDVRDGLKPVHRRIVYAMYDGGYRPDRGYNKCSRVVGDVMGQYHPHGDSAIYDAMVRLVQPWSLRYPLIDGQGNFGSAGNDGAAAPRYTECKMAPLSLELVRDIDQETVDFVPNYDGKTMQPDVLPARFPNLLANGSAGIAVGMATQIPPHNLREVADAAQWMLNHPESTREEALEAVMGFIKGPDFPTGALIMGTRGIEDAYRTGRGSIIMRAVVEVEEIQGRTCLVVTELPYQVNPDALAQKIAEMTKEGRLSGIADIRDETSGRTGQRLVIVLKRDAVAKVVLNNLYKHTQLQTNFGANMLALVDGVPRTLPISAFIRHWVEHQIDVIVRRTEYRLRKDEAAIHILRGYLKALDMLDEVIALIRRSPTVDEARTGLIELLDIDELQAMAILNLQLRRLAALERQKIIDEHDEIETRIIDYKDILAKPERQRQIVKDELGEIVDRYGDDRRSRILPYDGDVAMEDLIPEEDVVVTITRGGYAKRTRVDEYRAQKRGGKGVRGASLRGEDVVRNFFTTTSHHWLLFFTNLGRVYRVKAYELPEAARDGRGQHVANLLAFQPDEQIAAVYAIKDYEAAPYLVLATKRGLVKKTRLTEYDSPRSGGLIAIKLREDDELVGVGLVSAEDDLLLVSREAMSVRFHATDDVLRPMGRSTSGVTGMKFRGDDSLLALNVIPEGSDPDVFVVFENGVAKRTAASQWAAKGRAGLGVTAAKSGKGGHLVGALAVDEDDEVMVVMEKGNIVRSAVTEISRTSRNTQGVTFAKPRKGDSIVAVARNVDRGDDDAEVVADGEAQPDDVASDPDVQSTGNDPVDPAQQGDAPGGDQE; encoded by the coding sequence CGATGTACGACGGCGGCTACCGGCCCGACCGCGGGTACAACAAGTGCTCGCGCGTCGTCGGCGACGTCATGGGCCAGTACCACCCGCACGGTGACAGCGCGATCTACGACGCGATGGTGCGTCTCGTCCAGCCGTGGTCGCTGCGCTACCCGCTCATCGACGGGCAGGGCAACTTCGGCTCCGCCGGCAACGACGGCGCGGCCGCCCCCCGGTACACCGAGTGCAAGATGGCCCCGCTATCGCTGGAGCTGGTGCGCGACATCGACCAGGAGACGGTCGACTTCGTCCCCAACTACGACGGCAAGACGATGCAGCCGGACGTGCTGCCCGCCCGCTTCCCCAACCTGCTGGCCAACGGCTCCGCCGGCATCGCCGTCGGCATGGCCACCCAGATCCCCCCGCACAACCTGCGGGAGGTCGCCGACGCCGCCCAGTGGATGCTCAACCACCCGGAGTCCACCCGTGAGGAGGCCCTCGAGGCCGTCATGGGCTTCATCAAGGGCCCCGACTTCCCGACGGGTGCGCTCATCATGGGTACCCGCGGGATCGAGGACGCCTACCGCACGGGCCGCGGCTCGATCATCATGCGCGCGGTCGTCGAGGTCGAGGAGATCCAGGGTCGTACCTGCCTCGTCGTCACCGAGCTGCCCTACCAGGTCAACCCCGACGCGCTGGCGCAGAAGATCGCCGAGATGACCAAGGAAGGCCGCCTGTCGGGCATCGCCGACATCCGCGACGAGACCTCCGGTCGCACCGGTCAGCGCCTCGTCATCGTCCTGAAGCGGGACGCGGTCGCCAAGGTCGTGCTCAACAACCTCTACAAGCACACCCAGCTGCAGACCAACTTCGGCGCCAACATGCTCGCCCTCGTCGACGGCGTGCCGCGCACGCTGCCGATCTCGGCCTTCATCCGGCACTGGGTCGAGCACCAGATCGATGTCATCGTGCGGCGCACCGAGTACCGGCTGCGCAAGGACGAGGCCGCGATCCACATCCTGCGCGGCTACCTCAAGGCCCTCGACATGCTCGACGAGGTCATCGCGCTCATCCGTCGCTCCCCCACGGTCGACGAGGCCCGGACCGGCCTGATCGAGCTCCTCGACATCGACGAGCTGCAGGCCATGGCGATCCTCAACCTCCAGCTGCGGCGCCTCGCGGCCCTGGAGCGGCAGAAGATCATCGACGAGCACGACGAGATCGAGACCCGGATCATCGACTACAAGGACATCCTCGCCAAGCCCGAGCGGCAGCGACAGATCGTCAAGGACGAGCTCGGTGAGATCGTCGACCGCTACGGCGACGACCGACGCAGCCGGATCCTCCCCTACGACGGCGACGTCGCCATGGAGGACCTCATCCCCGAGGAGGACGTGGTCGTCACGATCACCCGCGGGGGCTACGCCAAGCGCACGCGGGTCGACGAGTACCGCGCGCAGAAGCGCGGCGGCAAGGGGGTGCGCGGTGCCTCCCTTCGTGGCGAGGACGTCGTGCGCAACTTCTTCACGACCACCTCGCACCACTGGCTGCTCTTCTTCACCAACCTCGGCCGGGTGTACCGCGTCAAGGCCTACGAGCTGCCGGAGGCCGCGCGTGACGGCAGGGGCCAGCACGTGGCCAACCTGCTGGCCTTCCAGCCGGACGAGCAGATCGCCGCGGTCTACGCGATCAAGGACTACGAGGCGGCCCCCTACCTCGTCCTGGCGACGAAGCGCGGCCTGGTCAAGAAGACCCGCCTGACCGAGTACGACTCGCCGCGCAGCGGCGGGCTCATCGCGATCAAGCTGCGCGAGGACGACGAGCTCGTCGGCGTCGGTCTGGTCTCCGCCGAGGACGACCTGCTGCTCGTCTCGCGCGAGGCCATGTCCGTGCGCTTCCACGCCACCGACGACGTGCTGCGGCCGATGGGCCGCTCGACGAGCGGCGTCACCGGCATGAAGTTCCGCGGCGACGACTCGCTGCTGGCGCTCAACGTCATCCCCGAAGGGAGCGACCCGGACGTCTTCGTCGTCTTCGAGAACGGCGTGGCCAAGCGCACCGCGGCCTCCCAGTGGGCGGCCAAGGGCCGCGCCGGGCTGGGCGTCACCGCGGCCAAGTCGGGCAAGGGGGGCCACCTCGTCGGTGCGCTCGCCGTGGACGAGGACGACGAGGTCATGGTGGTCATGGAGAAGGGCAACATCGTCCGCTCCGCCGTCACCGAGATCAGCCGCACCAGCCGCAACACCCAGGGCGTCACCTTCGCCAAGCCTCGCAAGGGCGACTCGATCGTCGCCGTGGCACGCAATGTCGACCGCGGTGATGACGACGCGGAGGTCGTGGCTGACGGTGAGGCGCAGCCTGACGATGTAGCGTCGGACCCTGACGTGCAGTCCACCGGGAATGACCCGGTGGATCCCGCCCAGCAGGGGGACGCCCCCGGAGGTGACCAGGAGTGA
- a CDS encoding MmcQ/YjbR family DNA-binding protein, translating to MTSGESIREHALSLPEAWPDEPWEGDLVAKVGPSDKGKIFAFLGATSLGVKAGATREEADEWLARYPDDASVMAYIGRNGWNTLATDGAIPLEELLEAVEDSYAMVVAKLPKKHRPTT from the coding sequence ATGACCTCCGGCGAGTCGATCCGTGAGCACGCCCTCTCCCTTCCCGAGGCGTGGCCGGACGAGCCGTGGGAGGGCGACCTGGTGGCCAAGGTCGGGCCGAGCGACAAGGGCAAGATCTTCGCCTTCCTCGGCGCGACCTCGCTCGGCGTCAAGGCCGGCGCCACCCGTGAGGAGGCGGACGAGTGGCTCGCCCGCTACCCGGACGACGCGTCGGTCATGGCCTACATCGGCCGCAACGGCTGGAACACGTTGGCGACCGACGGCGCGATCCCCCTCGAGGAGCTGCTCGAGGCCGTCGAGGACTCCTACGCCATGGTCGTGGCCAAGCTGCCCAAGAAGCACCGGCCGACCACCTGA
- a CDS encoding DUF3566 domain-containing protein, with translation MVSRVDPFSVMKVGFLVSVAMGIALVVMAAVMWILLSAMGVFDSVNELAGQIIGDGSGEKFDVMDFLGFGRVVSLSIVIAVVDVFLWTAIATLGAFLYNIVASLVGGVHMTLTDD, from the coding sequence ATGGTGTCGCGGGTCGACCCCTTCTCGGTGATGAAGGTCGGCTTCCTCGTCTCGGTGGCCATGGGCATCGCCCTGGTCGTCATGGCCGCCGTCATGTGGATCCTGCTGTCCGCGATGGGGGTCTTCGACTCCGTCAACGAGCTCGCGGGCCAGATCATCGGCGACGGCTCGGGCGAGAAGTTCGACGTCATGGACTTCCTCGGCTTCGGCCGGGTCGTCTCGCTGTCGATCGTCATCGCGGTCGTCGACGTCTTCCTGTGGACGGCCATCGCGACCTTGGGGGCCTTCCTCTACAACATCGTCGCCAGCCTGGTCGGCGGCGTGCACATGACGCTGACCGACGACTGA